The Carassius carassius chromosome 2, fCarCar2.1, whole genome shotgun sequence genome has a segment encoding these proteins:
- the LOC132098718 gene encoding FH1/FH2 domain-containing protein 1-like yields the protein MATITCRVQYLEDSDPFVCSNFPEPRRPLQYDLNEHLLLNEQIAGIHKLLEAPLKLEECALQLASNGHYLDLDSSLAEQRDDLEQLYDDVEKGKKPILIVRTQLSVRVHSILEKLYNSHGPELRRSLFSLKQLFQDDKDLVPEFVISEGLTCFIKVGAEADHNYQNYILRALSQIMLFVDGMNGVVNHNETVQWLYTLTGSLSRLVVKTALKLLIVFVEYTESNSPLLIQAVTIVDGKRGVKPWTYLTDILSEKNGSDTELLIYTMSLINKTLAALPDQDSFYDVTDCLEQLGMERIVQKRMTSSGTEGDLKQQFIIYENALKYEDGEMDEGAPNVRKDRRKLTPSEQEGRRSRRSSSHNLTESSFRPASPTVSVSSNSPTPEVMRTASPQLSDSSYSPVSGSPLLTSSSSTILSSPTATNGAESATPSEQDLSLGRSFMSQYIAHMGISRRRLKKERSITEETSGFSNRASFTETDSPQELPSQTAAEKPSRTEGKRVFKQHQADSVCPESVNRDLPVLRNYEDNFLRSLAASQWEKKRKSYERPSLSESVASADVEASTEAEQPVSRSTTAGSFSGPDLTRHTLEQPEDTTAAHNEAESGLQRQGSAAEQHNTLSNDRKFMLDMLYSKNNTSGGLKSPSLESALEGHGITSMAGRLSTLQSHTSQPTEDTSRRAELESLEGTAQAARARLVEGQHKKLHPQYSIEADTHSQSLEKTMMTPLSRGSQDAWEKLQPSSRPLRIKDLDFSDLMEEEDIDVLDIDTFDTSLPNGVPPPPPPVPGSAPPPPPPPPPPGPASLAPPPPPPPPGGLSVPPPPPGLLPPSPSQGNDPAFLKKRKTVKLFWKELKQPESPRKCKFGRGTVWASLDKVAVDTAKLEHLFESKGKDLPVAKKCAETKKAAILVLDPKRSNAINIGMTVLPAVHVIKSAILTFDEFAISKEGIEKILTMTPTDEEKQKIQEAQLANPDVPLGTAEQFLLTLSSISGLTARLQLWAFKLNYETLEKEIAEPLFDLKLGMEQLAKNKTFKRILATLLAIGNFLNSSSAKGFELSYLEKVTEVKDTVHRQSLLHHTCNFVVENYPDTTDLYSEISSITRSAKVDFEQLSENLIQLERKCKASWDNLKVMAKHETKPNLKNKMTEFLKDCTDRIIILKVVHRRIVNRFHSFLLYLGQPSYSVRDTKVTQFCKIISEFALEYRTTQERVLTQKRKRAVHRERTKTRGKLITETEKFSVAVPQLSLEDSPSLVSSTTESEPAQEEHENMKNLLIANNDNSNLRRSRAVRKILTTSGDTSPSHQEGPYDSDSAPTSPIDSQSTQDDDDDDDVGLGRLSTNMSVAKEDSTSSQDDATDEIMDRLVKSVTQNPTERASSPKTRKRSRLNRKSLRRTLKSGLSVEVVQALGLGSTNGKV from the exons AGAAGTTATATAATTCCCATGGTCCTGAACTTCGGCGGTCCTTGTTTTCTTTAAAGCAACTCTTTCAG GATGACAAGGACTTGGTTCCAGAATTTGTCATCTCTGAGGGTCTGACATGTTTCATTAAAGTGGGTGCTGAGGCAGATCATAACTACCAGAACTACATCCTCAGAG CTCTCAGTCAGATCATGCTGTTTGTTGATGGAATGAACGGTGTTGTGAACCACAACGAAACTGTACAGTGGCTGTACACACTGACTGGCAGCCTG tCTCGGCTGGTTGTGAAGACAGCTCTGAAGTTGCTGATAGTGTTTGTGGAATACACTGAGTCCAACAGTCCACTGCTTATTCAGGCTGTCACCATTGTGGATGGGAAGAGAg GAGTAAAGCCTTGGACATATCTAACAGATATCCTGTCAGAGAAGAATGGATCAGACACAGAGCTGCTCATCTACACCATGAGCCTCATCAACAAG ACTCTGGCTGCGCTTCCTGATCAGGACTCATTTTATGATGTGACCGACTGTTTGGAGCAGCTAGGAATGGAAAGGATAGTCCAGAAACGTATGACTAGCAGCGGCACCGAAGGTGACCTTAAACAGCAGTTCATCATTTATGAG AATGCCCTCAAGTATGAAGATGGTGAGATGGATGAAGGGGCACCAAATGTCCGTAAAGACCGAAGGAAACTGACCCCCAGCGAGCAGGAGGGCAGGAGGAGCCGGCGGTCATCTTCTCACAATCTTACAGAGAGTTCCTTTCGTCCAGCTTCCCCAACCGTGTCAGTCTCATCTAACAGCCCTACCCCAG AGGTGATGCGTACAGCCTCCCCTCAGCTGTCAGATTCCTCTTATTCTCCTGTTTCTGGCAGTCCTTTGTTGACCAGTTCCTCCTCTACGATCTTAAGCTCACCCACAGCGACTAATGGAGCAGAGTCTGCAACCCCTTCTGAGCAAGATCTCAGCTT GGGGCGCTCTTTTATGAGTCAGTACATAGCTCACATGGGGATTTCTAGACGGAGGTTAAAAAAGGAGAGGTCTATAACTGAAGAAACCTCAGGCTTCTCCAACAG AGCGTCTTTCACAGAAACAGACTCTCCTCAGGAGCTCCCTTCCCAGACGGCAGCAGAGAAGCCCAGCCGGACAGAGGGAAAGCGAGTCTTCAA ACAGCACCAGGCAGACAGTGTTTG TCCAGAGAGTGTGAATAGAGACTTGCCGGTTCTGAGGAATTATGA AGACAATTTCTTGCGTAGTCTGGCTGCATCCCAGTGGGAGAAGAAAAGGAAGTCATATGAGAGACCTTCTCTAAGCGAGAGTGTGGCGTCTGCAGATGTAGAGGCATCTACTGAAGCCGAGCAGCCAGTCTCCAGGTCAACCACTGCAG GATCTTTTAGTGGTCCGGACTTGACCAGGCACACCCTGGAGCAGCCAGAGGACACAACAGCAGCCCACAATGAAGCAG AGAGTGGTTTGCAGCGTCAGGGCAGTGCAGCGGAACAGCACAACACCCTCTCTAATGACAGGAAGTTCATGTTGGATATGCTCTACTCCAAAAACAACACCTCTGGAGGCCTAAAAAGTCCTAGTCTGGAAAGTGCACTTGAGGGCCATGGGATCACCAGTATGGCCGGACGGCTCTCAACACTGCAGTCTCACACTTCTCAGCCCACAGAGGACACATCCAGGCGTGCGGAGCTGGAGAGCCTTGAAGGTACTGCTCAGGCCGCTCGCGCCAGGCTAGTAGAGGGACAGCACAAGAAGCTGCATCCACAATACAGTATTGAAGCGGATACTCATTCACAGAGTTTAGAAAAGACAATGATGACACCATTATCCAGGGGTAGTCAGGATGCCTGGGAGAAGCTGCAGCCCAGCTCCAGACCCCTGCGGATTAAAGATCTTGACTTCTCCGATCTGATGGAGGAGGAGGATATCGATGTGCTAGATATAGACACTTTTGACACCAGCTTGCCTAATGGAGTACCTCCACCCCCTCCTCCAGTGCCAGGCTCAGCTCCCCCACCGCCACcaccccctcctcctcctggacctGCTAGTCTGGCTCCAccccctcctcctccacctcctggaGGTTTGAGtgtgcctcctcctcctccaggaCTCCTCCCTCCGTCCCCGTCACAAGGAAATGATCCGGCTTTTCTAAAAAAACGGAAAACGGTCAAGCTGTTCTGGAAGGAGCTCAAGCAGCCAGAGAGTCCCAGGAAGTGCAAGTTTGGGCGGGGCACAGTTTGGGCTTCGCTTGATAAGGTTGCAGTCGATACAGCTAAGCTGGAGCACCTGTTTGAGTCCAAAGGAAAGGACCTTCCAGTAGCAAAG AAATGTGCTGAGACCAAGAAAGCAGCAATTTTAGTGCTTGATCCTAAGAGGAGCAATGCTATCAACATCGGCATGACTGTTTTGCCTGCTGTACATGTCATCAAAAGTGCCATCCTCACCTTTGATGAGTTTGCCATCAGTAAAGAGGGCATTGAG AAAATCCTGACCATGACTCCAACAGATGAAGAGAAACAGAAGATTCAGGAGGCGCAGCTGGCTAACCCTGATGTACCGCTGGGTACAGCAGAGCAGTTTCTGCTCACTCTCTCCTCCATCAGTGGCCTTACAGCCAGATTACAGCTCTGGGCCTTTAAACTTAACTATGAGACACTGGAGAAG GAGATTGCAGAGCCTCTTTTTGACCTGAAACTGGGTATGGAACAACTTGCCAAGAACAAAACCTTCAAGCGTATCTTAGCAACACTACTGGCCATTGGAAACTTCCTCAATAGCTCCAGT GCTAAGGGCTTTGAGCTCAGTTATCTGGAGAAGGTTACTGAGGTGAAGGACACAGTGCACAGGCAGTCTCTGCTTCATCATACCTGCAATTTTGTGGTGGAAAACTACCCAGATACGACAGACCTTTACTCCGAGATCTCATCAATCACACGCTCTGCTAAA GTGGATTTTGAGCAGTTGTCTGAAAACCTTATTCAGTTGGAGAGAAAATGCAAAGCCTCTTGGGACAACCTTAAAGTAATGGCCAAACACGAAACTAAACCTAActtgaaaaacaaaatgacaGAATTTCTGAAGGACTGTACTGATAGGATCATCATCCTGAAAGTAGTGCACAGACGCATTGTTAatag GTTTCATTCTTTCTTGCTGTACTTGGGTCAGCCTTCGTACTCGGTGCGGGACACTAAAGTAACTCAGTTCTGTAAGATCATCAGTGAGTTTGCCCTGGAGTACCGCACCACCCAAGAGAGAGTCCTCACCCAGAAACGCAAGCGTGCCGTCCACCGGGAGCGCACCAAGACCCGGGGCAAGCTGATCACAGAG ACTGAGAAGTTTTCGGTAGCAGTTCCACAGCTGTCTCTGGAGGACAGCCCTTCCCTGGTTTCTTCAACAACAGAATCAGAGCCAGCCCAAGAGGAGCATGAGAACATGAAAAACCTGCTCATTGCCAACAATGACAACAGCAACCTGCGAAGGAGCCGCGCTGTACGAA AGATTCTTACCACTAGTGGTGACACTTCTCCAAGTCATCAAG AGGGGCCTTATGACTCTGACAGTGCTCCTACTTCACCAATAGACAGCCAATCAAcacaggatgatgatgatgatgatgatgtag GTTTAGGCAGGCTTAGTACAAACATGTCTGTAGCCAAAGAGGACAGCACCAGCTCACAGGACGATGCCACAGATGAGATCATGGATCGTCTGGTTAAGTCTGTCACCCAAAATCCCACAGAGAGGGCGTCTAGCCCTAAAACACGCAAACGCTCACGGCTTAACAGAAAATCAT TGCGGAGGACTCTGAAGAGTGGGCTGAGTGTGGAAGTGGTGCAGGCCCTTGGCCTCGGCAGTACTAACGGGAAGGTCTGA